The proteins below come from a single Osmerus mordax isolate fOsmMor3 chromosome 3, fOsmMor3.pri, whole genome shotgun sequence genomic window:
- the nkiras2 gene encoding NF-kappa-B inhibitor-interacting Ras-like protein 2, producing MGKSCKVVVCGLAAVGKTAVLEQLLYANHIAGSESMETLEDIYIGSIETDRGTREQVRFYDTRGLRDGLEFPRHYYSFADGFVLVYSIESKESFKRMEALKKDIDRHRDKKEVTIVVLGNKLDMQDQRRVESDMAQNWAKTEKVRLWEVSVEDRRSLIEPFVYLASKMTQPQSKSTFPLSRNKNKGSGSVDS from the exons ATGGGCAAAAGTTGTAAAGTGGTAGTGTGCGGTCTTGCTGCTGTTGGCAAAACTGCTGTATTGGAACAACTGCTCTATGCCAACCACATTGCTG GTTCTGAATCCATGGAGACGTTGGAGGACATCTACATAGGGTCTATTGAAACTGACCGCGGCACACGAGAGCAGGTGCGCTTCTATGACACCCGGGGACTGCGGGATGGACTCGAGTTCCCTCGCCACTACTACTCATTTGCAGACGGTTTTGTGCTTGTCTACAGTATTGAAAGTAAGGAGTCATTTAAACGAATGGAGGCCCTCAAGAAGGACATTGACCGCCACAGGGACAAGAAAGAG GTGACTATTGTGGTTCTCGGGAACAAGCTGGATATGCAGGACCAGAGGAGGGTGGAATCAGACATGGCCCAGAACTGGGCCAAGACAGAGAAGGTCCGACTATGGGAGGTGTCAGTAGAGGATAGACGCAGCCTCATCGAGCCTTTTGTCTACCTGGCAAGTAAAATGACCCAGCCTCAAAGCAAGTCCACCTTCCCTTTGAGTCGCAACAAGAACAAGGGGAGTGGGTCTGTTGACAGCTGA
- the dnajc7 gene encoding dnaJ homolog subfamily C member 7 isoform X1 produces the protein MANVDYDDVNMDQEMELLSDEELEREAEGFKEQGNAYYIKKDYSEAFNYYTKAIDMCPKNASYYGNRAATLMMLSRYREALEDSQQAVRLDDTFMKGHLREGKCHLSLGNAMAASRCFQRVLELEPDNSQAQQELKNADSILEYEKMAEIGFEKRDFRMVVFCMDRALESTSACHRFKVLKAECLALLGRYPEAQSVASDILRMDSTNGDALYVRGLCLYYEDCIDKAVQFFVQALRMAPDHEKARLACRNAKALKAKKEEGNKAFKEGNYETAYELYSEALTIDPNNIKTNAKLFCNRGTVGSKLKKLEQAIEDCTKAIKLDETYIKAYLRRAQCYMDIEQHEDAVRDYEKVYQTEKTKEHKHLLKNAQLELKKSKRKDYYKVLGVDKKATEDEIKKAYRKRALMHHPDRHSSASAEVQKEEEKKFKEVGEAFTVLSDPKKKSRYDSGQDLEDDGMNMGDFDANNIFKAFFGGPGGYSFEGNSSSGPGNFFFQFG, from the exons ATGGCGAATGTGGACTATGATGATGTGAACATGGACCAAGAGATGGAATTACTTAGTGACGAAGAATTGGAGAG AGAAGCGGAGGGCTTCAAAGAACAAGGAAATGCCTACTACATTAAAAAGGATTATTCTGAAGCATTTAACTACTACACCAAGGCAATAG ACATGTGTCCCAAGAATGCCAGTTACTACGGAAACCGTGCAGCTACACTGATGATGCTAAGCCGATATAGAGAGGCGCTGGAAGACTCCCAGCAGGCAGTGCGGCTAGATGACACTTTTATGAAG GGTCATCTACGAGAAGGAAAGTGCCATCTGTCTCTTGGCAACGCCATGGCTGCCAGCCGCTGTTTCCAGAGGGTTCTAGAACTTGAACCTGACAACAGCCAGGCACAGCAGGAG TTGAAGAATGCAGACTCGATCCTAGAGTATGAGAAGATGGCGGAAATCGGGTTCGAAAAGCGCGACTTTAGAATG GTTGTCTTCTGTATGGACCGTGCCTTGGAGTCCACCTCAGCCTGCCATCGATTCAAAGTACTCAAAGCAGAGTGTTTGGCCTTGCTGGGACGCTACCCGGAAGCTCAGTCCGTAGCCAG TGATATCCTGAGGATGGACTCGACCAATGGGGATGCTCTGTACGTGCGAGGCCTCTGTCTGTACTATGAGGACTGCATTGACAAGGCTGTCCAGTTCTTTGTCCAGGCCTTGCGTATGGCCCCTGACCACGAGAAGGCCCGCCTCGCCTGCAGA AATGCCAAAGCACTTAAAGCCAAGAAAGAGGAGGGCAACAAGGCTTTCAAGGAGGGGAATTATGAGACAGCCTATGAGCTGTATTCTGAGGCCCTGACAATAGACCCCAACAACATCAAAACCAACGCCAAGCTGTTCTGCAATAGGGGCACCGTTGGATCCAAG CTGAAAAAACTAGAGCAGGCCATCGAAGACTGCACAAAGGCAATCAAGCTGGACGAGACCTACATCAAGGCCTATTTACGGAGAGCGCAATG ttacATGGACATCGAGCAGCATGAGGACGCAGTGCGGGATTATGAGAAGGTCTACCAAACAGAGAAGACAAAAG AGCACAAGCACCTTCTGAAGAATGCACAGCTGGAGTTGAAGAAGAGCAAGCGGAAAGATTATTACAAGGTGCTGGGCGTGGACAAGAAAGCTACCGAGGACGAAATCAAGAAGGCGTATCGTAAACGAGCCCTCATGCACCATCCAG ACCGTCACAGTTCAGCTAGTGCGGAggtgcagaaggaggaggagaagaagttcAAGGAGGTCGGAGAGGCGTTCACCGTGCTGTCCGACCCCAAGAAGAAATCTCGTTACGACAGCGGTCAGGACCTGGAGGATGATGGCATGAACATGGGAG ATTTTGATGCCAACAACATTTTCAAGGCATTCTTCGGAGGGCCAGGCGGCTATAGTTTCGAAGGTAACTCAT CATCTGGACCAGGAAATTTCTTCTTCCAGTTTGGTTAA
- the dnajc7 gene encoding dnaJ homolog subfamily C member 7 isoform X2, which yields MANVDYDDVNMDQEMELLSDEELEREAEGFKEQGNAYYIKKDYSEAFNYYTKAIDMCPKNASYYGNRAATLMMLSRYREALEDSQQAVRLDDTFMKGHLREGKCHLSLGNAMAASRCFQRVLELEPDNSQAQQELKNADSILEYEKMAEIGFEKRDFRMVVFCMDRALESTSACHRFKVLKAECLALLGRYPEAQSVASDILRMDSTNGDALYVRGLCLYYEDCIDKAVQFFVQALRMAPDHEKARLACRNAKALKAKKEEGNKAFKEGNYETAYELYSEALTIDPNNIKTNAKLFCNRGTVGSKLKKLEQAIEDCTKAIKLDETYIKAYLRRAQCYMDIEQHEDAVRDYEKVYQTEKTKEHKHLLKNAQLELKKSKRKDYYKVLGVDKKATEDEIKKAYRKRALMHHPDRHSSASAEVQKEEEKKFKEVGEAFTVLSDPKKKSRYDSGQDLEDDGMNMGDFDANNIFKAFFGGPGGYSFEASGPGNFFFQFG from the exons ATGGCGAATGTGGACTATGATGATGTGAACATGGACCAAGAGATGGAATTACTTAGTGACGAAGAATTGGAGAG AGAAGCGGAGGGCTTCAAAGAACAAGGAAATGCCTACTACATTAAAAAGGATTATTCTGAAGCATTTAACTACTACACCAAGGCAATAG ACATGTGTCCCAAGAATGCCAGTTACTACGGAAACCGTGCAGCTACACTGATGATGCTAAGCCGATATAGAGAGGCGCTGGAAGACTCCCAGCAGGCAGTGCGGCTAGATGACACTTTTATGAAG GGTCATCTACGAGAAGGAAAGTGCCATCTGTCTCTTGGCAACGCCATGGCTGCCAGCCGCTGTTTCCAGAGGGTTCTAGAACTTGAACCTGACAACAGCCAGGCACAGCAGGAG TTGAAGAATGCAGACTCGATCCTAGAGTATGAGAAGATGGCGGAAATCGGGTTCGAAAAGCGCGACTTTAGAATG GTTGTCTTCTGTATGGACCGTGCCTTGGAGTCCACCTCAGCCTGCCATCGATTCAAAGTACTCAAAGCAGAGTGTTTGGCCTTGCTGGGACGCTACCCGGAAGCTCAGTCCGTAGCCAG TGATATCCTGAGGATGGACTCGACCAATGGGGATGCTCTGTACGTGCGAGGCCTCTGTCTGTACTATGAGGACTGCATTGACAAGGCTGTCCAGTTCTTTGTCCAGGCCTTGCGTATGGCCCCTGACCACGAGAAGGCCCGCCTCGCCTGCAGA AATGCCAAAGCACTTAAAGCCAAGAAAGAGGAGGGCAACAAGGCTTTCAAGGAGGGGAATTATGAGACAGCCTATGAGCTGTATTCTGAGGCCCTGACAATAGACCCCAACAACATCAAAACCAACGCCAAGCTGTTCTGCAATAGGGGCACCGTTGGATCCAAG CTGAAAAAACTAGAGCAGGCCATCGAAGACTGCACAAAGGCAATCAAGCTGGACGAGACCTACATCAAGGCCTATTTACGGAGAGCGCAATG ttacATGGACATCGAGCAGCATGAGGACGCAGTGCGGGATTATGAGAAGGTCTACCAAACAGAGAAGACAAAAG AGCACAAGCACCTTCTGAAGAATGCACAGCTGGAGTTGAAGAAGAGCAAGCGGAAAGATTATTACAAGGTGCTGGGCGTGGACAAGAAAGCTACCGAGGACGAAATCAAGAAGGCGTATCGTAAACGAGCCCTCATGCACCATCCAG ACCGTCACAGTTCAGCTAGTGCGGAggtgcagaaggaggaggagaagaagttcAAGGAGGTCGGAGAGGCGTTCACCGTGCTGTCCGACCCCAAGAAGAAATCTCGTTACGACAGCGGTCAGGACCTGGAGGATGATGGCATGAACATGGGAG ATTTTGATGCCAACAACATTTTCAAGGCATTCTTCGGAGGGCCAGGCGGCTATAGTTTCGAAG CATCTGGACCAGGAAATTTCTTCTTCCAGTTTGGTTAA
- the dnajc7 gene encoding dnaJ homolog subfamily C member 7 isoform X3, translating into MCPKNASYYGNRAATLMMLSRYREALEDSQQAVRLDDTFMKGHLREGKCHLSLGNAMAASRCFQRVLELEPDNSQAQQELKNADSILEYEKMAEIGFEKRDFRMVVFCMDRALESTSACHRFKVLKAECLALLGRYPEAQSVASDILRMDSTNGDALYVRGLCLYYEDCIDKAVQFFVQALRMAPDHEKARLACRNAKALKAKKEEGNKAFKEGNYETAYELYSEALTIDPNNIKTNAKLFCNRGTVGSKLKKLEQAIEDCTKAIKLDETYIKAYLRRAQCYMDIEQHEDAVRDYEKVYQTEKTKEHKHLLKNAQLELKKSKRKDYYKVLGVDKKATEDEIKKAYRKRALMHHPDRHSSASAEVQKEEEKKFKEVGEAFTVLSDPKKKSRYDSGQDLEDDGMNMGDFDANNIFKAFFGGPGGYSFEGNSSSGPGNFFFQFG; encoded by the exons ATGTGTCCCAAGAATGCCAGTTACTACGGAAACCGTGCAGCTACACTGATGATGCTAAGCCGATATAGAGAGGCGCTGGAAGACTCCCAGCAGGCAGTGCGGCTAGATGACACTTTTATGAAG GGTCATCTACGAGAAGGAAAGTGCCATCTGTCTCTTGGCAACGCCATGGCTGCCAGCCGCTGTTTCCAGAGGGTTCTAGAACTTGAACCTGACAACAGCCAGGCACAGCAGGAG TTGAAGAATGCAGACTCGATCCTAGAGTATGAGAAGATGGCGGAAATCGGGTTCGAAAAGCGCGACTTTAGAATG GTTGTCTTCTGTATGGACCGTGCCTTGGAGTCCACCTCAGCCTGCCATCGATTCAAAGTACTCAAAGCAGAGTGTTTGGCCTTGCTGGGACGCTACCCGGAAGCTCAGTCCGTAGCCAG TGATATCCTGAGGATGGACTCGACCAATGGGGATGCTCTGTACGTGCGAGGCCTCTGTCTGTACTATGAGGACTGCATTGACAAGGCTGTCCAGTTCTTTGTCCAGGCCTTGCGTATGGCCCCTGACCACGAGAAGGCCCGCCTCGCCTGCAGA AATGCCAAAGCACTTAAAGCCAAGAAAGAGGAGGGCAACAAGGCTTTCAAGGAGGGGAATTATGAGACAGCCTATGAGCTGTATTCTGAGGCCCTGACAATAGACCCCAACAACATCAAAACCAACGCCAAGCTGTTCTGCAATAGGGGCACCGTTGGATCCAAG CTGAAAAAACTAGAGCAGGCCATCGAAGACTGCACAAAGGCAATCAAGCTGGACGAGACCTACATCAAGGCCTATTTACGGAGAGCGCAATG ttacATGGACATCGAGCAGCATGAGGACGCAGTGCGGGATTATGAGAAGGTCTACCAAACAGAGAAGACAAAAG AGCACAAGCACCTTCTGAAGAATGCACAGCTGGAGTTGAAGAAGAGCAAGCGGAAAGATTATTACAAGGTGCTGGGCGTGGACAAGAAAGCTACCGAGGACGAAATCAAGAAGGCGTATCGTAAACGAGCCCTCATGCACCATCCAG ACCGTCACAGTTCAGCTAGTGCGGAggtgcagaaggaggaggagaagaagttcAAGGAGGTCGGAGAGGCGTTCACCGTGCTGTCCGACCCCAAGAAGAAATCTCGTTACGACAGCGGTCAGGACCTGGAGGATGATGGCATGAACATGGGAG ATTTTGATGCCAACAACATTTTCAAGGCATTCTTCGGAGGGCCAGGCGGCTATAGTTTCGAAGGTAACTCAT CATCTGGACCAGGAAATTTCTTCTTCCAGTTTGGTTAA
- the odad4 gene encoding outer dynein arm-docking complex subunit 4, which translates to MSDTEGDQGPKSTFSTYMAEGDQLYQKGEYVKAVESYSTALILQPDDKNCLVARSKCYVKMGDSENALRDAEASLKQDKEFFKGLYQKAEALYTMGDFEFALVFFHRGHKLRPELQEFRLGIQKAQEAIDNSVGSPSSVKLENKGDLSFFHKSDEGKKGRQKTLAHPLRRELRQQSQKTPKGEKTTKQLLGELYSDKEYLEKLLKDEDLVKGKMRGGERLQDVILNCITYLDTRTEFWRQQKPIYARERDRKLTQQKWNKSRQNPPSDPSRFVLKSLEEIDTALSAGNAEGSLKKAREVLKTVQFWSEETVPNKKEVLGNLHSCIGNALLDLGHMDKALHSHQKDLELAKQCKLSDAKSRALDNIGRVYARIGKFHHALVAWEEKIPLAHAGLEKTWLFHEIGRCHLELKRYAEARDYGVRSLLAADEITDEKWQLNACVLVAQSELKLGNFKSSVVHFERALDTAKLLQDDPARDAIHKALRDAKQQSAQ; encoded by the exons ATGTCTGACACGGAAGGAGACCAAGGCCCCAAGAGCACATTTTCTACATACATGGCAGAGGGAGACCAATTGTATCAGAAAGGGGAATATGTCAAAGCCGTAGAGAGCTAttctacg GCATTGATTCTCCAGCCGGACGACAAAAACTGTCTGGTTGCCAGATCGAAATGCTATGTAAAGATGGGGGACTCCGAAAATGCTCTTCGGGATGCAGAAGCGTCACTCAAACAGGACAAGGAATTTTTCAAG GGTTTGTATCAGAAAGCAGAGGCCTTGTACACAATGGGAGACTTCGAATTTGCACTGGTGTTTTTCCACAGGGGTCACAAACTCAGGCCAGAGTTACAGGAGTTTAGACTGGGCATCCAGAAGGCTCAAGAAGCTATTGACAACTCTGTAGGCA GCCCCTCCTCTGTCAAACTGGAAAACAAAGGGGACTTATCCTTCTTCCACAAGAGTGATGAG GGAAAGAAGGGGCGGCAAAAGACACTAGCTCACCCGCTGAGGAGGGAACTGAGGCAGCAGAGCCAGAAAACACCAAAGGGTGAGAAGACTACCAAGCAGCTGCTTGGGGAGCTATATAGTGACAAGGAGTACCTTGAGAAGTTACTGAAAGATGAGG ACTTGGTGAAAGGTAAGATGCGGGGTGGCGAGAGGCTGCAGGACGTCATCCTGAACTGCATCACTTATCTGGACACTCGCACTGAGTTCTGGCGACAGCAGAAGCCCATCTATGCGCGGGAGAGGGATCGTAAACTCACGCAGCAGAAATGGAACAAGAGCCGTCAGAATCCCCCCTCTGACCCCAGCCGTTTCGTGCTCAAGAGCCTGGAGGAGATTGATACAG CCTTGAGTGCAGGCAATGCAGAGGGTAGCCTCAAGAAAGCTCGAGAAGTTCTAAAAACAGTACAGTTCTGGTCTGAAGAAACGGTGCCCAATAAGAAGGAAGTGCTTGGCAACCTACACAGTTGCATTGGGAATGCCTTGCTTGACCTGGGGCATATGGACAAGGCTCTGCACAGCCATCAGAAGGACCTGGAGTTGGCCAAACAATG CAAGCTCTCAGATGCAAAGTCTCGGGCTCTTGACAACATTGGCAGGGTGTATGCCCGGATTGGGAAGTTTCATCACGCTCTTGTTGC CTGGGAGGAGAAGATACCTCTGGCTCACGCTGGTTTGGAGAAGACCTGGCTGTTTCATGAGATCGGCCGCTGCCACCTGGAGCTGAAACGCTATGCAGAAGCACGTGACTATGGCGTTCGCTCTCTCCTAGCAGCCGATGAAATAACAGATGAAAAGTGGCAactgaatgcgtgtgtgttggtcgcACAGTCAGAGT TGAAACTTGGGAACTTCAAATCTAGTGTTGTTCACTTTGAGCGAGCGTTGGACACAGCCAAGCTTCTCCAGGATGACCCTGCCAGAGATGCTATTCATAAG GCCCTCCGTGATGCAAAGCAACAATCTGCACAGTGA
- the cnp gene encoding 2',3'-cyclic-nucleotide 3'-phosphodiesterase: MDVEQTKVLDLAPETQDQLKTATETVPASKLELHGEHSDPEKLPVTVQETEQLPLNANETVNGKVDDMTTAVTESAEESKKIQMVANQSTDECTDKLVESEKVAEPEKIEVGRSVEKVLDPVSHMEPENIQNLPEKTLEALPLDEPLAASHPVVVQLSEPVLPESQKPEDVKQLCQDKVPEQSDKRADVQMVMAVEPDIQTKPEVVKAAQAEVVHEVEAEPQLEAKAVNVEAEKPKETEEDVMAESPIKEEVTKKPAQSEDVTVKGVDVEKPEETETVTVEVVAVEMTVESKKLEQQVVQISQGEEPVPAPGSLSFALLQEKQTMATLRTSRTLIILRGLPGSGKSLLAQAIADSYKDLCTVCCADDHGVKPESPEASAYKALEEAVVVCCSAGPAASVVVVVDDTNHTHDQLVLLGELAEQHRLVPIFLEPRTEWNSDFAQLAKKSRRGLEEAQIQAMMEPYKETALPLFFGWFLFHGIQDKVRCTAMDFLKTLDTLEAFKKHLTDFTGEAEKEVDLEQYFQPKGPLHCTTKFCDYGKAEGAREYAEKPAVKEFYGSASELSLSALFVTPRTVGARVSLTENQLVLWPADEVEAAAAAAESGVPPPAPLPLGSRAHITLGCAEDVEPVQTGLDLLEILALQEQEELVEMELGSLAYYGKGRWLLSLREPVSAHACFTSLYGPKKVDPAKKESEKKKKPKCTIL, translated from the exons ATGGATGTTGAACAGACCAAAGTATTGGACCTTGCACCTGAGACTCAGGATCAGCTGAAAACTGCAACAGAAACAGTGCCAGCATCAAAGTTAGAGTTACATGGGGAACACAGCGACCCTGAGAAACTGCCAGTCACAGTTCAGGAAACTGAACAGCTGCCTCTAAATGCCAATGAAACAGTGAATGGAAAAGTTGATGACATGACAACTGCAGTGACAGAATCGGCTGAAGAAAGTAAGAAAATCCAAATGGTGGCAAACCAGTCAACTGATGAGTGTACTGACAAATTGGTGGAATCTGAGAAGGTGGCTGAACCAGAAAAAATTGAAGTAGGCAGATCAGTGGAGAAAGTTCTGGATCCAGTTTCACACATGGAACCAGAGAACATCCAGAACTTGCCAGAGAAAACCCTAGAAGCTCTCCCATTGGATGAACCACTGGCGGCAAGCCATCCAGTGGTGGTTCAACTATCGGAGCCAGTTTTGCCTGAGTCACAGAAACCGGAGGATGTCAAACAGCTTTGCCAAGACAAAGTGCCAGAGCAATCTGACAAACGGGCAGATGTCCAGATGGTGATGGCAGTGGAACCAGATATTCAGACAAAGCCAGAAGTCGTAAAGGCGGCGCAGGCAGAAGTAGTTCATGAGGTAGAGGCCGAGCCACAGTTGGAAGCAAAGGCTGTGAATGTAGAAGCAGAGAAACCAAAAGAGACTGAAGAGGACGTCATGGCAGAGAGCCCAATAAAGGAGGAGGTGACAAAGAAACCAGCACAATCTGAAGATGTGACCGTGAAGGGAGTGGACGTTGAGAAGCCAGAAGAAACTGAGACTGTAACGGTGGAGGTGGTAGCAGTGGAGATGACAGTAGAGAGTAAGAAATTGGAGCAGCAAGTTGTACAGATATCACAGGGGGAAGAGCCTGTTCCTGCACCTGGATCTCTATCCTTTGCCCTGCTGCAGGAAAAGCAGACCATGGCTACCTTGCGCACCTCCCGCACCCTTATTATCCTTAGAGGCCTGCCCGGCAGTGGGAAGAGTCTCCTCGCACAAGCTATCGCTGATAGCTACAAGGATCTCTGCACTGTGTGCTGTGCTGATGACCATGGAGTGAAACCAGAGAGCCCAGAAGCATCTGCGTACAAGGCACTGGAAGAAGCTGTGGTGGTGTGCTGCAGTGCAGGACCAGCTGcttctgtggtggtggtggtagatgACACCAACCATACCCATGATCAGTTGGTCCTTCTGGGAGAGCTGGCAGAGCAGCATCGGCTGGTGCCCATATTTCTGGAGCCCCGCACTGAGTGGAACAGCGATTTTGCACAGCTGGCCAAGAAGTCTCGTCGTGGTTTAGAGGAGGCCCAGATTCAGGCGATGATGGAGCCATATAAGGAGACAGCCCTGCCCTTGTTCTTTGGCTGGTTCCTTTTCCACGGTATCCAGGACAAGGTCAGGTGCACTGCCATGGACTTCCTGAAGACCTTGGACACACTCGAGGCCTTCAAGAAGCACTTGACTGACT TCACGGGTGAGGCTGAAAAGGAGGTGGACCTTGAACAGTATTTCCAGCCCAAAGGACCCCTTCATTGCACTACCAAATTTTGTGACTATGGCAAGGCAGAAGGAGCTAGGGAATATGCAGAGAAACCG GCTGTGAAGGAGTTTTATGGCTCTGCATCTGAACTGTCTCTAAGCGCCCTCTTTGTCACGCCTCGCACGGTTGGTGCACGGGTTTCTCTCACTGAGAATCAGCTGGTGCTGTGGCCAGCTGATGAGGTtgaggcggcggcggcggcggcagaGTCCGGCGTtcctccccctgcacctctGCCCCTCGGCAGCCGTGCCCACATCACCCTGGGTTGCGCAGAGGATGTGGAGCCAGTTCAGACAGGGCTCGACCTTCTGGAGATCTTGGCACTACAGGAacaggaggagctggtggagatgGAACTGGGCTCTCTGGCATACTATGGCAAAGGCAGATGGCTGCTTAGTCTGAGGGAGCCCGTTTCTGCTCACGCTTGTTTCACGAGCTTGTATGGTCCCAAGAAGGTCGACCCAGCCAAAAAGGAgtctgaaaagaaaaagaagccaAAGTGCACCATCCTCTAA